The Sulfitobacter sp. SK011 genome contains the following window.
CGTGTGGTGGCAAACCTGTGCACAGACAGATTGCGCAAGCGGGTGCCACTGCCGCTTGAAGACGTGGCTGAACCTGCCGATCCTGCCGCGTCTGTTGAGGATAGATTGCAGAACGTTGCACGCATGGACGCGCTACAATTGGCTTTGAACACACTGCCAGACCGGCAACGTCAGGCGGTCGTGCTGCGCCATATCGACGGCTTGGCCAATCCTGAAATCGCCGACATTCTTGAGATCGGGGTTGAGGCGGTGGAAAGCCTGACAGCACGCGGCAAACGCGCCCTTACGGTCGCATTGGCTGGACAACGAGAGGCATTGGGGTACGCAGATGAAAAGAACGGATAACGATATGGATGACCAGACATTGGAAAGCCTGTTTGAACAGGCACGTGCCGCTCCGCCCGAATTGCCCCCGGGGTTGATGGCCCGTGTTCTTGAAGATGCGCGTATTTTGCAGCCCGCAGGTGATACCGTTGGCTGGAGGGGGTGGGTGCGTGCCATTGGCGGACTGCCTGCCTTAAGCGGGCTGGTCACGGCGACATGCGTTGGTTTTTGGCTGGGCTTTGCACCGCCTGTTGGGATGCCTGATCTGGCAGGGCAGGTCCTCGGCCAGCAAGACGACATAGAACTGGAAATCGCGACGGACCTGACAGGGTTCGGGTGGGATATTGAGGAAGGAAATGCTGATGGTTGATGACAAACCACAGCGCCGCAAGTGGATCATGCGTTTGGTTCTCGCCGTATCACTGGGCCTGAACCTGTTGTTTGTGGGTGCTTTTGCAGGTGCTGCGTATCGCGGTGCCGGTGGAGCGGGTGCGCGTAACGGCGAAGGAACTGGTCTGCGCGGCTATGCGGCACCCTACGTTCAGGCGCTGCCGCGTGACAAACGCAGGGCGTTGTTTCAAGCTTTGCGTGATAACCGCGCCGGTGCTGCACCTCTTTCAAGAAATGCGCGCCGGGCGCTTTATCAGCAGATGGTGTCGGTCTTGCGGGCAACCCCTTTTGATCCAGCAGAAGCCGAACAGGTGCTTGGCGCGCAACGGGACGCCGTCTTGGGTGTCCATTCGACAGCACAATTGATTTGGCTGGAAGAAGTTACCGAGATGACGCCAGACGAACGTGCATCATACGCGGACGACCTGGAAAAAGTCCTGGCGCGCGGGCCACGGCGTCGCGATAGGCCCAACAAACGCGATCGTTAGGCAGGGACATCTGGTCGGTTGGTCATTTCAGAGGTGAGCGCGGTTTTCAGGTCTCAGGAGAACCGGCAAACATGCTTTGAGATGCACGCGCGGTTGCCCTATGCCGCGCGCCGGGGTAGTCACGCGCAGCTTAGCTGAAGGGTGCGCCATGACGTCACAGAATAATCAAAAGGTTCTCGCTGTCGTCCAGGCCTCGGCTGGCAGGCGCTTTCTGGGTCTGGCTTCGCTTAGCTTGCTGGGCCTTTTGCTGATCTATATTGCGATTGCACGGTCGCCAGAGTTCATCTGGCAGGTGTTTTTGATTGCTGTCGCCGTCGCCGCACTTTGGTCAGCAGATGCAATGCGACGGGGCACGGCAAGCGCGGTTGAGTTGACAGAAACCGAACTGCGCGATGCTGACGGTACGTTGATCGCGCGGGTCGCGGATATTGAAAGCATGGACCGCGGATTCTTTGCCTTTAAGCCGTCGAATGGGTTTTTGATAAAGACCAAAACCGGAAACCGGCGCGTGTGGCGGCCGGGGTTGTGGTGGCGCATCGGGCGGCGGATCGGTATCGGGGGTATGACGCCCGGTCATCAAACCAAATTAATGTCTGAAATGTTGGCCGCGATGATGGCAGAACGCGACCCGCAAGACTAGCTGCGGATCGCGTTAAACGTTTTGTCGTTGCACTGGGGTCAGTTGCAGGTTTCCCAGCACACCCTTGGTGCATATCGCGGACGCGTGAAGACAAAGTTGCGAATTTCGCTTATTTCCAGCCCGGTTTTGAAAGGCGGGTCATAGTCGCTCCAGGTTTCAACCAGAATAAGCCGCTCGTTGTTAGGCATAACGGGCAGTTTTTCGTGCCAGTTTTTGACATCGATGTTTGTCAGAGGTTCGATCGACCCCAGTTTCTGCGACCAGTCAGCTTTGTACTCGTCGGCAACAGCGTCGTACCAAAGCGAAGAAACCCGGATTGATGATTTGTCCTTGGCGCGGGCCAGATATTCAAACAGATCCCGCACACCTACAAGGTATTGGTTGTCAATTGGCACAGTCTCCCGCGAGATCGCGTCGCCGATTGTGAAAGCTGCCTTTTGGTTGATGCTGTTCATCCGGAAGGCATCAAAGATCGAGAACATCGACAGATACGTCCAGAACAGCAGTGGCAACACCACCAAGGCTTCGATGGCGATTACCCCATCCTCCCGGCGGAGAAAATCACAGCGCAGAAACGATCTGAGCGTTGACTTGATTTGTATCATCAACATCAGTTTGGCTCCTGTACAAAGGCGGAAGTTGAAACCATGCGCGCGCGGCCTGAACCGTCTTTGGTAAAGGCATAGCCGAGACCGGACGTTGGAAAGACCGGTTTGAACTTGACGCAAGCGCGCAAGATCATCAGCTGGTGTTCACGGCCCAGGTCAAACCCGCGCGGATCTTCCACAGGTTGGGAAACATCCACGCAGTCGGCACTGCGGTTAAACGCGGCAAACTGCCGGGGGTCCAGCGGTGCCATTTCCAGGCGCAAGGTGCTGTCGCAATCCTCAAGGAAACCGGAATAGTCACAGATCATGGTTTTGAGCTGGCCATGTGTCATGTCTGTGTTCGTGTTCAGGCGCACATAGCGCACGGTCATATCTAGGCCACGGTCCAGAAACATATGTCGCATTGCATAAAGGCCCATTTCCACGGACATCAAAAAGCAGCTGAAGATTAGCGGCACAAAGATCACGAATTCCAACAGGATCGCTGCGCCGTTTTCATCCCTGCGAAAACGGCAAAGCCTGTTCTTGAGGGAAGAAATCATTGTATCAACCTCAGCTGATTGATCTGGCGTGCAACGGCCTCAAACGCTTCACTGATCTCAACACCTTCCACCCGAAAGAAGTGGCTGGGTGAGGAGGCGCAATCGTTCATGACGTCTGCCCCATGATCGGTAACTTCAAAGCCAATGGACCAGATCACGATCTTCGCATCCTTGGCGGCATCACAGATAGACTTCAGCAAGGTGTCGCCTTGTGACGCGGTGTACTTCTGCCAGTAAAAGCCGGACCGGTAATAATAGTTCACGTAATTACTCAGATAGTAATTCAGGTTATAATTGTTCCAGTGCACGCGCTCACTGTCAGAGTCGTAGTAATAGCTTGCAATGCGATTACTGCTGCTGTTCTGCCCATCGGTCATCAAAACGATAGTTTTCAGCGTCTCAGCGTCGGAATGCGATGCTGGTCGGTTGGCGAACACCGCGTCCACGTTGTTGTTGGCAACAAAGCTGGTCGTCAGGGGCCGGAACGACGGGTCCAGCATTGCAGCGGCCCATTTCATACCCAAAAAGATCTGCGTACCGGCCCGAGGCTTGTACTGATTGATCTGGCCCTTAAGATAAGCCGCGTTTTGGCTGATTGGGACAATGCGCTCGTATGAGTAACGTGGGCAAACAGTGTCATAACGGGTGTTCCGTTGGGTCCCGCTTTGGTTTGAATAGGTGTTCCACTGGAAATGCTGCATCTGATCGTAGGTACGTGACGTATCCAGCGCTACAGAATCATATTCTGAATCGGGGATTTCCAGGCAGTGTGAATAGTTATGGGTTTTGTATACGTTCAATTCGTCCATGATCATGGGCCCAACGTTCACGTGTTGTGAGTAGGGCACCAATGAAACCGAGATGAGATCCGCGTTCTCGGGCTTGAGTACGGTGTCGATAAACACGCCTGCCGCATCCCGGAGGTTCTTCATCTTGTCGCCGTACTTCATGGAGCCGGAAATATCCAGAACCATCGAAATCTCGACCTTGTTTACTTTTTCTTCGGCTTTCGAGGTTGCTGGAATTGTCAGTGTTTCGACCCCCATCGAACTCATGAACTGTGTGTTCATGGTCGCTGTCGCGTCCACTGTTACAGTGCGATAATTCAGGCCTTCGTCGACATGGACATTCGAGACATACTCGCCCATGCCCGATTTGACGAAGTAGTCCCGTACAACTGCCTCTGGATCGAGGGGTTGATCAAGATCAGCGGCGGCAAGAACCGCACGGTCAGCGACAGCTTGCAGTCGTGTGCGCTCCATCTCGTGGCGCATAAGATCGACGCCGATACCGCCAACCATAATCATGATCACAATCATAAAGCACGCAAAGATCGTCATGACCCCGTCATCGTTTTTTACAAAACGGCGGTAAGTCAGAGTGGCAGTGCTTGATTTTAAAGCAGCAACGATGCGGGTCTCGCAGACATTATGTTTCATCGCTAATAACCTTTCATGACTGTAACCCGAAATAGGGCACAGGCTGTTCGTAGGACTAATCCTTCATGATCTTGTGACGGATAATCGTGTCCGAATTAGGGCGCGGAATGGACAAAAACACTGATTTTAAGGGCTTTTTAAGCATTAATCTTTTGTTAATCAGACTGTTGTTTCCAGTTCGGACACGATCATACCCAATTAAGGCAAATTTCATTAATGCGTGGGAAAAGCGGGCGTTGTGGGGAAAAAAGTCGCACCTTTTAAACTTCGGCCTTAGGGTGGCGGCGTGATGATTTGTCAAATGGGTGAGTCGCAACACATGCGGCGCGCCCTGAGACCCAACAGGAGAATCCGATGAGCCCCACCACCGAACCGAGTTTTCGTGAAAGTGTAGACATCATGTTCAACCGCGCCGTGGCGCTGATGGACTTGCCACCGGGGCTGGAGGAGAAGATCAGGGTTTGTAACGCGACCTACACCGTGCGCTTTGGTGTACGGCTGCGCGGCAAAATCCAGACGTTCACCGGGTATCGGTCTGTGCATTCTGAACATATGGAGCCGGTTAAGGGGGGTATCCGCTATTCACTTGGCGTGAACCAGGACGAGGTCGAAGCGCTTGCCGCTTTGATGACCTACAAATGTTCGCTTGTTGAGGCACCTTTTGGTGGATCGAAGGGCGGGTTGTGCATTGATCCGCGTGAATACGACGAACATGAGCTTGAACTGATCACCCGTCGTTTCGCCTATGAGTTGATCAAGCGCGACCTGATCAATCCCGCACAAAATGTGCCTGCGCCGGACATGGGAACGGGTGAACGCGAAATGGCCTGGATTGCGGATCAGTACAAACGCATGAACACCACCGAACTTAACGGTGTGGCATGTGTGACCGGCAAACCGATCAATGCAGGTGGTATTCAGGGCCGCACAGAAGCCACCGGACGCGGGGTGCAATATGCGCTGCATGCGTTTTTCCGTGATTCGCAAGGATTGGAAAAGGCTGGGCTGACCGGCAAGCTGAAAGGCAAACGTGTCGTGGTGCAGGGCCTTGGCAATGTGGGGTATCACGCCGCCAAGTTCTTGTCCGAAGAGGACGGCTGCATTGTCACTTCGATCATCGAGCGCGATGGCGCGCTGCACGACGAGGACGGGCTGAACGTTGAGGCGGTGCATCAGTGGATCGCGAAACACGGCACGATCAAGGGCTATCCAGACACCCATTGCGAGGCGGACGGTGCCAAGCTGCTGGAAGTGGAATGCGATATCCTGATCC
Protein-coding sequences here:
- a CDS encoding TadE/TadG family type IV pilus assembly protein; this encodes MISSLKNRLCRFRRDENGAAILLEFVIFVPLIFSCFLMSVEMGLYAMRHMFLDRGLDMTVRYVRLNTNTDMTHGQLKTMICDYSGFLEDCDSTLRLEMAPLDPRQFAAFNRSADCVDVSQPVEDPRGFDLGREHQLMILRACVKFKPVFPTSGLGYAFTKDGSGRARMVSTSAFVQEPN
- a CDS encoding periplasmic heavy metal sensor, whose protein sequence is MVDDKPQRRKWIMRLVLAVSLGLNLLFVGAFAGAAYRGAGGAGARNGEGTGLRGYAAPYVQALPRDKRRALFQALRDNRAGAAPLSRNARRALYQQMVSVLRATPFDPAEAEQVLGAQRDAVLGVHSTAQLIWLEEVTEMTPDERASYADDLEKVLARGPRRRDRPNKRDR
- a CDS encoding Glu/Leu/Phe/Val dehydrogenase, giving the protein MSPTTEPSFRESVDIMFNRAVALMDLPPGLEEKIRVCNATYTVRFGVRLRGKIQTFTGYRSVHSEHMEPVKGGIRYSLGVNQDEVEALAALMTYKCSLVEAPFGGSKGGLCIDPREYDEHELELITRRFAYELIKRDLINPAQNVPAPDMGTGEREMAWIADQYKRMNTTELNGVACVTGKPINAGGIQGRTEATGRGVQYALHAFFRDSQGLEKAGLTGKLKGKRVVVQGLGNVGYHAAKFLSEEDGCIVTSIIERDGALHDEDGLNVEAVHQWIAKHGTIKGYPDTHCEADGAKLLEVECDILIPAALEGVINMSNADRVKAPLIVEAANGPVTAGADEILRKKGCVIIPDMYANAGGVTVSYFEWVKNLSHIRFGRMQRRQEESRHQLVVDELERLSSDKQLGWTLSPDFKEKYLRGAGELELVRSGLDDTMSSAYQSMANVWHGRDDVDDLRTAAYLVSIEKVAASYRAKGL
- a CDS encoding TadE/TadG family type IV pilus assembly protein codes for the protein MLMIQIKSTLRSFLRCDFLRREDGVIAIEALVVLPLLFWTYLSMFSIFDAFRMNSINQKAAFTIGDAISRETVPIDNQYLVGVRDLFEYLARAKDKSSIRVSSLWYDAVADEYKADWSQKLGSIEPLTNIDVKNWHEKLPVMPNNERLILVETWSDYDPPFKTGLEISEIRNFVFTRPRYAPRVCWETCN
- a CDS encoding RNA polymerase sigma factor, with product MDDIQHGTDTDADGDKDAALLQGYAQGDPAAARLLAMHLTPRIYGHAMRVLGDSAEAEDVTQEALLRLWRIAPEWRSGEAKVTTWLYRVVANLCTDRLRKRVPLPLEDVAEPADPAASVEDRLQNVARMDALQLALNTLPDRQRQAVVLRHIDGLANPEIADILEIGVEAVESLTARGKRALTVALAGQREALGYADEKNG
- a CDS encoding TadE/TadG family type IV pilus assembly protein; this translates as MKHNVCETRIVAALKSSTATLTYRRFVKNDDGVMTIFACFMIVIMIMVGGIGVDLMRHEMERTRLQAVADRAVLAAADLDQPLDPEAVVRDYFVKSGMGEYVSNVHVDEGLNYRTVTVDATATMNTQFMSSMGVETLTIPATSKAEEKVNKVEISMVLDISGSMKYGDKMKNLRDAAGVFIDTVLKPENADLISVSLVPYSQHVNVGPMIMDELNVYKTHNYSHCLEIPDSEYDSVALDTSRTYDQMQHFQWNTYSNQSGTQRNTRYDTVCPRYSYERIVPISQNAAYLKGQINQYKPRAGTQIFLGMKWAAAMLDPSFRPLTTSFVANNNVDAVFANRPASHSDAETLKTIVLMTDGQNSSSNRIASYYYDSDSERVHWNNYNLNYYLSNYVNYYYRSGFYWQKYTASQGDTLLKSICDAAKDAKIVIWSIGFEVTDHGADVMNDCASSPSHFFRVEGVEISEAFEAVARQINQLRLIQ